In Raphanus sativus cultivar WK10039 chromosome 5, ASM80110v3, whole genome shotgun sequence, the following proteins share a genomic window:
- the LOC108861529 gene encoding uncharacterized protein LOC108861529: MGENIHVEQATKDHHHQRQNLATSLSSKLTKTWVTTRIYIFVLFIFLLCLSLSWIFTFLLGESRFQVTSVFTRTTNKSVTTTTNIPKIIIKIPLNCTLHNNNTTQTCPSNYPTKFKPAITSSETCPDYFRWIHRDLKVWQETGIKRETLEKARPHAHFRLIIKSGRLYVHQYEKAFQTRDVFTIWGILQLLRMYPGQIPDLELLFLCHDKPAIWKRDFKKDAWPPPPLFHYCGHRDAYDIVFPDWSFWGWPELNIKEWNKLSVALKEGNKRVKWEDRIPYAYWKGNPNVSPIRGELMKCNFSDKYDPMVRLYVQDWRSEIEKGFKGSNLEDQCTHRYKIYIEGNAWSVSEKYILSCDSMTLLVKPEYYDFFIRSMVPMKHYWPIRRNNKCRDLKFAVDWGNNNTEKAQVIGRQGSEYMMKNLEMKYVYDYMLYVLQGYGKLMKLDVTVPQNATEVCSETMACSITDGGLIRQCMDDSLVMSPSVKAACNLPKPYGDYELKRILKKHESAKRRVRKWTDEYWTARSGK, encoded by the exons ATGGGAGAGAACATACACGTGGAGCAAGCCACaaaagatcatcatcatcagcgaCAAAACCTAGCGACGAGTTTAAGCTCGAAACTAACTAAGACATGGGTCACCACCAGAATCTACATCTTCgtcctcttcatcttcctcctttGTCTTTCTCTCTCTTGGATATTTACG TTTCTATTAGGTGAGAGTAGATTCCAAGTAACATCAGTATTCACAAGAACCACAAACAAAAGTGTTACCACAACAACAAATATCCCGAAGATAATCATCAAGATCCCACTAAACTGCACACTCCACAACAACAACACCACACAAACATGTCCTTCAAATTATCCAACCAAGTTCAAACCAGCCATCACTTCCTCAGAAACTTGTCCTGACTACTTCAGGtggatccaccgagacttaaaGGTATGGCAAGAGACAGGAATCAAAAGGGAAACACTAGAGAAAGCAAGACCACACGCTCATTTCAGGCTGATAATAAAGTCAGGGAGATTATACGTTCATCAATACGAGAAAGCATTTCAGACAAGAGATGTGTTCACGATTTGGGGAATACTTCAACTTCTAAGAATGTATCCTGGTCAAATCCCTGATCTTGAGCTTCTGTTCCTCTGCCATGATAAACCTGCCATTTGGAAAAGAGACTTCAAAAAGGACGCATGGCCTCCTCCGCCGTTGTTTCACTATTGCGGTCACCGTGATGCATACGACATCGTGTTCCCTGATTGGAGCTTTTGGGGTTG GCCAGAGCTGAATATAAAGGAGTGGAATAAGTTATCTGTGGCACTAAAAGAAGGTAACAAAAGGGTTAAATGGGAAGACAGGATTCCGTACGCTTATTGGAAAGGAAACCCCAATGTTTCTCCAATAAGAGGAGAGCTCATGAAATGTAACTTCTCCGACAAGTATGATCCTATGGTTCGTCTCTATGTTCAG GATTGGAGAAGTGAGATCGAGAAGGGGTTTAAAGGATCAAACCTAGAAGATCAATGCACTCATAG ATATAAGATATACATAGAAGGGAATGCTTGGTCGGTAAGCGAGAAATATATACTTTCATGTGATAGTATGACTCTGTTGGTTAAACCAGAGTACTACGATTTTTTCATAAGAAGCATGGTCCCAATGAAGCATTACTGGCCCATTAGACGAAACAACAAATGTCGTGACCTCAAATTCGCTGTCGACTGGGGTAACAACAACACTGAAAAG GCACAAGTCATAGGGAGACAAGGAAGTGAGTACATGATGAAGAATCTAGAGATGAAGTATGTATATGACTACATGTTATATGTATTGCAAGGTTATGGGAAACTGATGAAGTTGGATGTGACTGTGCCTCAAAATGCGACTGAAGTGTGTTCAGAAACGATGGCTTGTTCGATCACGGATGGTGGACTGATCAGGCAGTGCATGGATGACTCGTTAGTTATGTCTCCTAGCGTCAAGGCGGCTTGTAATTTGCCAAAGCCTTATGGAGATTATGAGCTCAAAAGGATTCTTAAGAAACACGAAAGTGCAAAGAGAAGGGTTAGGAAGTGGACCGATGAGTACTGGACCGCGAGAAGTGGGAAATAA